One part of the Salinivirga cyanobacteriivorans genome encodes these proteins:
- a CDS encoding nucleoside kinase: protein MQLEIIIENNGNRKSYEQGTCLQHIADDQLPDTKRSILGAFVNNKLKEMNYLIYKPKMVRFIDITDPAGKRMYVRSISFVLIKAARKLFPEARVKIEHSISKGYYCEFENFGRKLEVDDVSAIYEEMHKIINSDLPFKREEKLTTEAIEIFREHGLEDKVKLLKTRRQLYTSVYYLDGLPEYFYGFLVPSTGYLKVFALNKYYDGMLLQIPKQSNPTEIHEIILQDKLFGIFQEYKNWVEVIGMSHVGALNEAAINGEVADIIKVNEALQEKKLSKIADQIHSRTQQPRLILISGPSSSGKTTFSKRLAIQLKVLGYKPVTISLDNYFVNREDTPLDENGEYDFENIEALDIEFFNQQLLDLFAGKKIELPRFSFEKGKRFFNGDYMQIDDQTFVIVEGIHGLNPNLTPRIPADQKYKIYVSALTALCMDSHNRIPTTDNRLLRRIVRDHQYRGYSATETLKRWGSVTRGEAKYIFPFQEEADSMFNSALIFELGVLKKYAEPILQEVFPDEPEYAEANRLLKFFRYISPISDDEIPPTSILREFLHGSSFNYH, encoded by the coding sequence ATGCAGCTTGAAATAATAATTGAAAATAACGGCAATAGAAAATCATACGAACAAGGCACTTGCCTACAGCACATTGCCGATGATCAATTACCCGACACAAAAAGAAGTATTCTTGGAGCATTTGTAAATAATAAACTCAAGGAGATGAATTACCTTATTTACAAGCCTAAGATGGTGCGCTTTATCGACATTACAGATCCTGCCGGAAAGCGCATGTATGTGCGTTCAATTTCTTTTGTGCTAATAAAAGCTGCCCGCAAACTATTCCCCGAAGCAAGAGTAAAAATAGAGCATAGTATATCGAAAGGGTACTATTGTGAATTTGAAAATTTTGGCCGAAAACTGGAGGTTGATGATGTTTCTGCCATTTATGAAGAAATGCATAAAATAATCAATTCCGATCTGCCCTTCAAAAGAGAAGAGAAACTAACAACTGAAGCCATCGAAATATTTCGTGAGCACGGTCTCGAAGACAAGGTAAAACTTCTCAAAACCAGGCGCCAGCTATATACCTCTGTCTATTACCTGGATGGGCTGCCTGAATATTTTTATGGTTTTCTGGTCCCTTCAACCGGGTATTTAAAGGTATTTGCACTCAATAAATATTATGATGGCATGCTGCTGCAAATTCCAAAGCAAAGCAACCCCACAGAAATACATGAAATCATTCTTCAAGATAAACTTTTTGGCATCTTTCAGGAGTATAAAAACTGGGTAGAAGTTATTGGGATGAGCCATGTTGGTGCACTCAATGAAGCAGCAATAAACGGAGAGGTGGCAGATATCATAAAAGTGAATGAAGCCCTTCAGGAGAAAAAACTGTCAAAAATTGCAGATCAAATTCATAGCAGAACACAACAACCACGACTGATACTAATTTCTGGGCCATCGTCATCAGGCAAAACCACATTCTCGAAAAGACTGGCCATACAACTCAAAGTACTGGGATATAAACCCGTAACAATTTCGCTAGACAATTACTTTGTCAATCGCGAAGATACGCCGCTTGATGAAAACGGAGAATATGATTTTGAAAATATAGAGGCACTTGATATAGAATTTTTCAACCAACAACTCCTGGACCTTTTTGCAGGAAAGAAAATCGAGCTGCCCAGATTTAGCTTTGAAAAAGGGAAACGTTTTTTCAATGGTGACTACATGCAAATCGATGATCAAACCTTTGTAATTGTAGAAGGCATACACGGGCTAAATCCGAACCTGACTCCGCGCATACCAGCCGACCAAAAATATAAAATATATGTCTCAGCACTCACAGCACTATGCATGGACAGTCATAACCGTATCCCCACAACAGATAACAGGTTATTACGTCGCATTGTTCGAGATCACCAATACCGAGGTTACAGTGCAACTGAGACACTTAAAAGGTGGGGCAGTGTTACACGTGGAGAAGCCAAATATATTTTTCCTTTCCAGGAAGAAGCCGACAGCATGTTTAATTCTGCCTTAATTTTTGAATTAGGCGTCCTGAAAAAATATGCCGAACCAATTCTACAGGAAGTGTTTCCAGATGAGCCCGAATATGCAGAAGCAAACAGACTACTCAAATTTTTCAGGTACATTAGTCCTATCTCTGATGATGAAATTCCGCCAACAAGCATTTTAAGGGAATTTTTACATGGTAGTAGTTTCAATTACCATTAA
- the uvrA gene encoding excinuclease ABC subunit UvrA, whose amino-acid sequence MTKKRELIDTDYADNIEILGARVHNLKNIDTHIPRNKLTVITGLSGSGKSSLAFDTIYAEGQRRYIETFSSYARQFLGGLERPDVDKITGLSPVISIEQKTTNKNPRSTVGTITEVYDFMRLLFARAADAYSHASGKKMVRYNENQIVELIKERFQNKKILLLAPVIRGRKGHYRELFEQVRRKGFISARIDGEIKELTPGLKLDRYKIHNIEVVIDKVIPGETADKRLKNSVQTALKHGKGVIMAIEKNATEPDYFSKHLMDAESGISYDEPAPHTFSFNSPQGACPVCKGLGEVSEYDIDKLIPDKTLSIKKGAITPLGKYKSSLIFWQIEALAKKYKCTIDMPVNKLPVELVDKILYGTNENVKIENTPLGRSSSYMLSYAGVVNYLSQLDAEDLKNSKKGHDKYLKKSTCPECNGSRLKKETLYFKIHDKNIAELSAMDIDQLHQWFKSIDKHLSDKQLSIAKEILKEIRSRLGFLLDVGLSYLSLNRSAKSLSGGESQRIRLATQIGSQLVNVLYILDEPSIGLHQRDNIKLINSLKQLRDAENSVIVVEHDREMIESADHVIDIGPGAGRHGGHIVAEGDVKKINEAGGLTADYLKNQKRIEVPKERRPGNGKSIRLKGATGNNLKNVNIDIPLGQFICVTGVSGSGKSTLINETLHPILNRHFYRSVKDPLPYKDIEGIKNIDKVIEVNQSPLGRTPRSNPVTYTGLFDEIRKIFTKLPEAKIRGYKPGRFSFNVKGGRCETCKGAGVEIIEMNFLPDVHVKCKDCEGRRYNRETLEVRYKGKSISDVLDMTINQAVEFFQNIPKIEKKLKTLQQVGLGYVTLGQPSTTLSGGESQRVKLASELAKKDTGKTLYILDEPTTGLHFEDIKALLGVLDRLANKGNTVIVIEHNLDVIKFADHIIDIGPEGGRGGGKIIATGTPEEISKIEKSYTAGYLADELKR is encoded by the coding sequence ATGACAAAGAAAAGAGAACTGATAGATACTGATTACGCAGATAATATTGAAATTCTGGGAGCACGTGTACATAATCTCAAAAACATAGATACCCACATTCCCAGAAATAAACTTACCGTCATTACAGGGTTAAGTGGCAGTGGCAAATCATCATTGGCGTTTGATACCATTTATGCCGAAGGCCAACGACGATATATCGAAACATTCTCATCCTATGCCCGCCAGTTTTTGGGTGGTTTGGAAAGACCTGACGTCGACAAAATCACAGGATTAAGTCCGGTAATTAGCATAGAGCAAAAAACAACCAATAAAAATCCACGCAGTACAGTTGGAACAATCACTGAAGTTTACGACTTCATGCGTTTACTTTTTGCAAGAGCTGCCGATGCATATTCACATGCGAGTGGAAAAAAAATGGTTCGCTACAACGAGAATCAAATTGTCGAGCTCATAAAAGAGCGCTTTCAAAATAAAAAAATATTACTGCTCGCTCCTGTGATAAGGGGGCGTAAAGGCCATTACCGTGAACTTTTTGAACAAGTACGGCGTAAGGGCTTTATCAGCGCCCGCATTGACGGAGAAATTAAAGAACTAACCCCGGGTCTTAAGCTGGACCGGTACAAAATACACAATATTGAAGTTGTAATCGACAAGGTAATACCGGGCGAAACGGCAGATAAACGGCTAAAAAACTCCGTTCAAACTGCACTAAAGCATGGTAAAGGCGTAATAATGGCCATTGAAAAAAATGCCACTGAACCTGATTACTTCTCAAAACACCTGATGGATGCTGAAAGTGGAATATCTTACGACGAACCCGCTCCACACACCTTTTCATTTAACTCACCACAGGGGGCATGCCCGGTATGCAAAGGATTAGGCGAAGTTAGCGAATACGACATAGACAAACTCATTCCGGACAAAACGCTTAGCATAAAAAAAGGTGCCATTACACCTTTAGGTAAATACAAAAGCAGCCTCATTTTTTGGCAAATTGAGGCATTGGCGAAAAAGTACAAATGTACCATCGACATGCCAGTAAATAAGTTGCCCGTGGAATTGGTAGATAAAATTCTTTATGGCACAAACGAAAATGTAAAGATTGAAAACACACCCCTCGGGCGTAGTAGTTCTTATATGTTAAGTTATGCCGGGGTAGTGAATTACCTATCTCAACTCGATGCTGAAGATCTTAAAAATTCTAAAAAAGGACACGACAAATACCTAAAAAAATCCACATGCCCGGAGTGTAACGGAAGCAGGCTGAAAAAGGAAACTTTATATTTTAAAATACACGACAAAAACATTGCAGAGCTGAGTGCAATGGATATCGACCAGCTTCATCAATGGTTCAAGAGCATTGATAAGCACCTTTCTGATAAACAGTTATCAATTGCGAAAGAAATACTTAAAGAGATAAGAAGCCGGCTGGGTTTTTTATTGGATGTAGGCCTCAGTTATTTGTCTTTAAACAGGAGTGCTAAAAGCTTATCGGGAGGAGAAAGCCAACGTATACGTCTGGCCACACAAATCGGATCGCAACTGGTCAACGTGCTGTATATCCTCGATGAGCCCAGCATAGGGTTGCATCAACGCGACAATATAAAACTTATTAATAGTTTGAAGCAACTTCGCGATGCAGAAAACAGTGTGATCGTGGTAGAGCATGACCGAGAAATGATAGAATCTGCCGACCATGTAATAGATATTGGCCCTGGTGCAGGCCGGCACGGGGGGCACATTGTGGCAGAAGGGGATGTAAAAAAAATCAATGAAGCCGGTGGCCTTACGGCCGATTACCTGAAAAACCAGAAACGTATTGAGGTTCCTAAAGAGCGCAGACCCGGAAATGGAAAATCAATTCGTTTAAAAGGAGCCACGGGCAATAACTTAAAAAACGTGAATATCGATATTCCGCTGGGCCAATTTATTTGTGTAACAGGAGTAAGTGGCAGCGGAAAATCTACGCTCATTAATGAAACGCTCCACCCAATATTAAACAGGCATTTTTACCGGTCGGTAAAAGATCCACTACCCTACAAAGACATTGAAGGAATAAAGAATATCGATAAAGTAATTGAGGTAAATCAAAGTCCGCTCGGGCGTACACCCAGATCGAACCCGGTAACCTACACAGGTCTGTTCGATGAAATAAGAAAAATATTCACAAAATTGCCCGAAGCTAAAATCAGAGGGTACAAACCCGGACGTTTTTCATTTAATGTAAAGGGCGGACGATGCGAAACATGTAAGGGTGCAGGTGTAGAAATTATTGAAATGAATTTCTTGCCCGATGTACATGTAAAATGTAAAGATTGTGAAGGCCGCCGATATAACAGAGAAACACTTGAGGTGCGCTATAAGGGTAAAAGCATTTCAGATGTGCTGGATATGACCATAAACCAGGCGGTGGAGTTTTTCCAAAACATTCCTAAAATTGAAAAAAAGCTTAAAACCCTGCAGCAAGTTGGCCTGGGATATGTTACGCTGGGGCAACCTTCGACTACATTAAGTGGTGGGGAATCGCAACGTGTTAAGCTTGCTTCGGAACTGGCGAAAAAAGACACAGGTAAAACCCTTTACATACTCGATGAACCAACTACAGGACTGCACTTCGAAGATATAAAAGCCCTTTTGGGCGTGCTTGATCGTCTTGCGAACAAAGGGAATACCGTTATTGTTATTGAACATAACCTGGATGTGATTAAATTTGCTGATCACATCATTGATATAGGCCCGGAAGGTGGCCGTGGCGGAGGAAAAATAATTGCAACAGGAACACCTGAGGAAATTAGCAAAATCGAAAAAAGCTATACTGCTGGCTACCTGGCCGATGAATTAAAAAGATAA
- a CDS encoding MraY family glycosyltransferase, translating into MENALLLFLFFTYTFLLGFLLHKYLINRSRTYNLHKANISGERWERQSKPIFGGITFFSLFIFGLINYVVFFPVDILITGESIAIILVVTISFLMGLADDLLNTSPLFKFGMQLGAALLLIYFGIYISIFSDDTLNYLLTILWVVGIMNSINMLDNMDAITTPSGLFILLFIGLLIGINTPGDMWFYLTILISIYASMGSFLIFNWHPSKMYMGDNGSQFLGAVLAVLSIMFIWNQPITPSPHTGLFKLASVIIAFTMPLTDTVTVSINRLLKGKSPFVGGKDHTTHHLSYAGLSDHMVAWVFIIGSLISVTLAFVLTVYFPDASLSTLAIFLAWPAIIFVALYSLTRIVKPNK; encoded by the coding sequence ATGGAAAACGCACTTTTACTATTTTTGTTCTTTACATACACTTTCCTCCTGGGGTTTTTATTGCACAAATACCTGATAAACCGTTCCAGAACTTACAACCTGCATAAAGCCAACATATCAGGCGAACGCTGGGAGAGACAGTCGAAACCCATTTTTGGAGGTATTACTTTTTTCAGCCTTTTTATTTTCGGGTTAATAAATTATGTGGTTTTTTTTCCTGTAGACATCCTAATTACCGGAGAAAGTATTGCCATAATACTTGTGGTAACTATCTCCTTTCTCATGGGACTGGCCGATGACCTGCTAAACACTTCTCCATTATTTAAATTTGGAATGCAACTAGGGGCAGCCCTCCTGCTTATTTATTTTGGTATTTATATCAGCATATTTTCTGATGATACACTAAACTACCTTTTAACCATTCTTTGGGTAGTCGGAATTATGAATTCTATAAACATGCTGGATAATATGGATGCCATTACAACTCCAAGCGGGTTGTTTATACTTCTGTTTATTGGCTTGCTAATAGGCATCAATACACCAGGCGATATGTGGTTTTATTTAACCATACTTATCAGCATATATGCCAGCATGGGAAGCTTCTTAATCTTCAACTGGCACCCGTCAAAAATGTACATGGGCGACAATGGTTCACAGTTTCTTGGTGCAGTATTAGCCGTACTCTCTATAATGTTCATATGGAACCAGCCCATAACCCCAAGTCCGCATACTGGTCTTTTTAAACTTGCCTCGGTTATTATTGCTTTCACAATGCCACTGACAGATACTGTCACTGTAAGTATAAACAGGCTACTCAAAGGCAAATCGCCATTTGTTGGAGGGAAAGATCACACCACACACCATCTTTCATATGCAGGCCTGTCAGACCACATGGTGGCATGGGTTTTCATAATAGGGTCGTTAATATCTGTTACTTTGGCATTTGTTTTGACTGTCTATTTTCCCGATGCCAGCCTTTCCACTTTAGCTATATTTTTAGCCTGGCCGGCAATCATTTTTGTCGCTCTTTACTCATTAACCCGAATCGTAAAACCGAACAAATAG
- a CDS encoding lytic transglycosylase domain-containing protein, whose product MKIKTISITAIMLVTLLWIIKYSYNQKETKEIPQTKETDNDAYIVEPADIPAQLIFADEVVPVQFYDVRERLDRELLVNKFWHSSTFQLIKRANRYFPIIEKILREEQVPEDFKYLAIAESGLQNVVSPSGAAGFWQFLRGAARDFDLQVNNEVDERYHLEKATRAAAKYLKWNYKKFGTWTMSAAAYNYGRTNTLRQIKRQHCSNYYDLLLPEETERYVFRLIALKLILSNPEEYGFTLNNNDLYAPIKTKTVTVTGKVKDLATFAKDHGISYRMLKEFNPWLRENYLRNPRNKTYKIKIPEKHFRHQYDHLSY is encoded by the coding sequence ATGAAAATAAAAACTATTTCGATTACAGCCATTATGCTGGTGACTTTGTTATGGATAATTAAATATTCCTACAACCAAAAAGAAACAAAAGAAATACCCCAGACCAAAGAAACTGATAATGATGCATATATTGTTGAACCTGCAGACATACCTGCTCAATTAATATTTGCAGATGAGGTTGTTCCGGTTCAGTTCTATGATGTGCGTGAGCGACTCGATCGTGAGTTACTTGTAAACAAGTTTTGGCACTCCAGCACATTTCAACTCATTAAGAGAGCCAACCGTTACTTTCCCATTATTGAAAAAATTTTAAGAGAAGAACAGGTTCCTGAGGATTTTAAGTACCTGGCAATAGCGGAAAGCGGCTTACAAAATGTAGTTTCGCCCAGTGGCGCTGCCGGTTTCTGGCAATTTTTAAGAGGAGCAGCAAGAGATTTTGACCTGCAGGTAAACAATGAAGTAGATGAACGCTATCACCTGGAAAAGGCTACCCGTGCTGCAGCAAAATATTTAAAATGGAATTATAAAAAATTCGGCACCTGGACCATGTCAGCTGCAGCGTATAATTATGGAAGGACTAACACTCTTCGCCAAATTAAACGGCAACATTGCTCGAACTATTACGACCTTTTATTACCCGAAGAAACCGAACGCTACGTATTCAGGCTGATTGCCCTAAAGCTCATACTCAGCAACCCGGAAGAATACGGATTTACACTTAACAACAACGACTTATATGCGCCCATAAAAACAAAAACGGTTACAGTAACCGGAAAGGTTAAAGATCTTGCAACTTTTGCAAAAGACCATGGTATCTCTTACAGAATGCTAAAAGAATTTAACCCCTGGTTAAGAGAAAACTACTTACGAAACCCTCGAAACAAGACTTACAAAATAAAAATACCAGAAAAACATTTCCGGCATCAATATGACCATCTGAGCTATTGA
- a CDS encoding polysaccharide biosynthesis/export family protein → MFKTESDFKYNEFKPVDTKEYKIQPYDIISLSITTNDGLKLINIGEKQGGNTGNLRREIEYLVEYDGFVKVPTLGRVKISGKTIREAEAFLEKEYADYYKNPFVLLRVNNRKVYVFKGGGDDGTVLNIPEDRLTLIEALAMSGGIPDSDKAYKIKLIRGDVSNNPEVYRYNISSLEDIQGSNLLLQANDIIYVESRPRYARRVMTEITPYLTLISTFLLVYNLF, encoded by the coding sequence ATGTTTAAGACCGAGAGTGATTTCAAGTATAATGAATTTAAGCCGGTTGATACCAAAGAGTACAAAATACAACCCTACGACATTATCAGCCTGAGCATCACCACCAATGATGGACTAAAACTGATAAACATAGGCGAAAAACAAGGCGGGAACACAGGAAATCTGCGTAGAGAAATAGAATACCTTGTTGAATATGATGGATTCGTAAAAGTACCAACATTAGGTAGAGTTAAGATATCAGGAAAGACCATAAGGGAGGCAGAAGCTTTTCTGGAGAAAGAGTATGCCGATTACTATAAGAATCCTTTTGTTTTATTGAGAGTAAATAATCGAAAAGTATATGTGTTCAAGGGAGGTGGAGATGACGGAACAGTTCTTAATATTCCGGAAGACCGCTTAACCCTTATTGAGGCTCTGGCTATGAGTGGCGGCATTCCCGACAGTGATAAAGCCTATAAAATAAAACTAATCAGAGGTGATGTGAGTAATAACCCTGAGGTTTACCGTTATAACATATCATCTCTTGAAGACATACAGGGCAGTAATTTATTATTACAGGCCAACGATATAATTTATGTTGAGAGCCGCCCGCGATATGCTCGCAGGGTTATGACAGAGATTACACCTTACCTGACACTTATTTCTACCTTTTTATTAGTTTACAATCTATTTTAA
- a CDS encoding GumC family protein, with translation MQNRKIPIINDTFDIITFKRILYRSVWIGLFIILLALGAGFLKIRYTAPLYEAKSVIQIQEDKKTSQVFQLDDLYEDNKKLNKTIALIRSKEFLKRTFAKLPLDIRYFVEGAFLSDEIYQSSPFEIQYKIKDSKAFGIPVFISFKDKKNVVFEYEYNGETYSYPGEAGKWTDLGILSCKAEILRYNVIKSMYESAKQNSYYFVIYNDEQIFTEHSKKLNIKLLSSSSNSIEISYQSHNSQQAADLVNAVAREFQRFEVEKKKESIQNILAFIERQLKNVYKTLDTTESKLQEFKKENNIPSEALERTPFPIFTAKIEEFEEQITTLDFELITLKNVKTQLETNQQLNTYEMIATLAGTNSEKVLVSILTNLQNLINEKNQLLNDVTENNMRIKIIDKQIANQKKLIIDFVKNNINRLEEKRAEYQSKIEEYEEKLFADESFDKLEYARLQRLHSINEGFYNQLIQKKAEYMISQAGYVTQNVILERANANLKSIAPKKEQILIASFILGLILFFTFIFIRYLMFNEITSINMIKNYSSAPVIGVVPAYKKAVPVSQLLVNKKPNSMFTEAFRNIRSNLQFLSPGAGSNVITVTSTISGEGKTFVAMNLAGIQAISGKRAIILDMDMRKPRLHLGFNVDNDKGMSTILIGKHTYKDCIFMSEQKNLDFITAGPVPPNPAELVFSPKMDELIEQLEELYDVIIIDTPPIGIVTDALANLQRANYPVYVLKSNLSKRNFLENINSLIKDKRLDNLSVVFNSVDMAKRRYGYGYGYGYGYGYGYGYYSDEEKPSKKNFLKSIFKTN, from the coding sequence ATGCAGAACAGAAAAATACCTATCATAAACGATACATTTGACATCATTACGTTCAAACGAATATTATACAGATCTGTTTGGATAGGTCTTTTTATTATACTTCTGGCACTTGGTGCCGGCTTTTTAAAGATCCGGTATACAGCCCCCCTCTATGAGGCAAAATCAGTGATTCAAATACAGGAAGATAAAAAAACAAGTCAGGTATTTCAGTTAGATGACCTTTATGAAGACAATAAAAAACTGAACAAAACAATTGCCCTAATCAGGTCCAAAGAATTTCTGAAGCGCACATTCGCAAAACTCCCGTTGGACATACGCTATTTTGTTGAAGGCGCATTCCTGAGTGATGAAATTTACCAATCATCTCCATTTGAAATTCAATATAAGATCAAAGACAGCAAAGCATTTGGCATACCCGTCTTCATTTCTTTTAAGGACAAAAAAAATGTAGTATTCGAGTATGAATACAATGGTGAAACATACTCTTACCCGGGTGAAGCTGGTAAATGGACAGACCTGGGCATACTATCGTGCAAAGCAGAAATATTGCGCTACAATGTAATAAAAAGCATGTATGAAAGTGCCAAGCAAAATAGCTACTATTTCGTAATTTACAATGATGAACAAATCTTCACAGAACACAGCAAAAAACTGAACATAAAGCTCTTAAGCAGCAGTTCAAACTCCATTGAAATTTCATATCAAAGTCACAACAGCCAGCAGGCAGCAGACTTAGTAAATGCAGTAGCAAGAGAATTTCAGCGATTTGAAGTTGAAAAGAAAAAAGAAAGCATACAAAACATACTTGCATTTATCGAGCGTCAGCTCAAAAATGTGTATAAAACACTTGACACAACGGAATCAAAGCTACAAGAGTTTAAAAAAGAGAACAACATCCCGAGTGAAGCTCTCGAACGCACACCATTCCCAATTTTTACAGCAAAAATCGAGGAATTTGAGGAACAAATTACAACACTCGATTTTGAGTTGATTACACTTAAAAATGTAAAAACGCAATTGGAAACAAACCAACAACTGAACACCTACGAGATGATTGCCACCCTGGCCGGCACCAACAGCGAGAAAGTACTTGTCAGCATATTAACCAATCTTCAGAATCTTATAAACGAGAAAAACCAATTGCTAAATGATGTGACAGAAAACAACATGCGCATCAAAATTATTGATAAACAGATTGCCAACCAGAAAAAACTCATCATTGACTTTGTCAAAAACAACATAAATCGTTTAGAAGAAAAAAGAGCTGAGTACCAGAGCAAAATAGAAGAGTACGAGGAGAAACTTTTTGCAGACGAATCATTCGATAAATTAGAATATGCCAGGCTCCAACGCTTACATTCAATTAACGAAGGGTTTTACAATCAACTGATTCAAAAGAAAGCCGAATATATGATTTCACAGGCAGGTTACGTTACCCAGAATGTAATTCTGGAACGAGCCAATGCCAACCTGAAATCAATTGCACCTAAAAAAGAACAAATTTTAATAGCAAGCTTTATACTGGGACTAATCCTATTCTTTACATTTATCTTTATTCGTTACCTCATGTTTAATGAGATCACCTCAATAAACATGATAAAAAATTATTCAAGCGCACCGGTAATTGGGGTTGTTCCAGCATACAAAAAGGCTGTTCCTGTTTCACAACTTCTTGTAAACAAGAAACCAAATTCCATGTTTACAGAAGCTTTCCGAAATATTCGCTCCAACCTGCAGTTTCTATCGCCCGGAGCAGGCTCAAATGTCATCACGGTTACATCAACCATTTCAGGAGAAGGAAAAACTTTTGTAGCCATGAACCTTGCCGGAATACAAGCCATTTCAGGCAAAAGAGCAATTATTCTGGACATGGATATGCGAAAACCACGTCTGCACTTGGGATTTAATGTAGACAACGATAAAGGTATGAGTACAATCTTAATCGGTAAGCACACATACAAAGATTGTATATTCATGTCGGAACAAAAGAACCTTGATTTCATCACAGCAGGGCCTGTACCACCCAATCCGGCTGAATTGGTTTTCAGCCCAAAAATGGATGAACTCATAGAACAGCTCGAAGAACTCTATGATGTAATTATCATCGACACACCACCAATTGGCATTGTGACCGATGCACTGGCCAACCTACAACGGGCCAATTATCCGGTTTACGTGCTTAAATCAAACCTCTCCAAACGCAACTTCCTGGAAAATATCAACTCTTTAATTAAGGATAAAAGACTAGACAACCTTTCTGTTGTATTCAATTCGGTTGATATGGCTAAACGACGCTACGGATACGGTTATGGATATGGTTACGGATACGGTTACGGCTATGGCTACTACTCCGATGAAGAAAAGCCTTCCAAGAAAAACTTTTTGAAATCAATTTTCAAAACCAACTAA